The DNA window CGCTCGAGTTCATAGAGCTGAACGCCTGCACCGGCGGCTGCGTCGGCGGCGTTCTGACGATGCAGAACCCCTTCATCGCGAAGGCGCGTCTGCAGACGCTGCGCCGCTACCTGCCCGTTTCGCGCAACTTCATCGGCAAGAACGGCGAGAAGTACATCCCCGACGGCTACCTCTTCAACGACCTGCCGAAGTACCGCCCGATCTCCCGCCTGAGCAACGACATGGCCAAGTCCCTGCGTATGATGGCGGATATCCAGAAGCTCCGCGAGGAGCTGCCGGGCATCGACTGCGGCGCCTGCGGAGCGCCCACCTGCCGCGCCTTCGCGGAGGACGTCGTCAAAGGCAAGACGACGAAGGAAAGCTGCGTCAACCTGCGCGTCGCGCAGCTCGAGAATATGCTCTGCGGCGGGAACTGCGCCGAATGCGCCGAAGCCGACAAGCCCTCCCTGCCCGACGATTTCCACTCGTTCGACTGATCCGAAAGGACTGCGATATGACTGTTAAAGAGTTTTCCGAAAAAAGCGGCTTCGCCCCGATAACGCTGCCCGACGGCGACAGAGAGATCACCGGCGCCTATATCGGCGACCTTCTGAGCTGGGTGATGGGCAGAGCGACCACCGGCGACGCGTGGATAACGATAATGTCCAACATCAACATCGTCGCCGTCGCCTCCCTCGCGGACGCCGCCTGCGTGATACTCGCCGAAGGCGTGGAGCTCGACGAAAAGGTCTCCGCCACCGCCGAGGCGAAGGGAGTCAACGTGCTTTCAGCCCCCTGTGGCGCATACGCCGCGGCCTGCAAGCTGAACGAACTGATATGAACCGCTATTATTACGACCTGCATATGCACTCCTGCCTCTCGCCCTGCGCCGATAACGAATGCACGCCGGGCAACCTGATCGGGATGGGTGTGCTGAACGGGCTGAACATAATGGCGCTGACCGACCACAACACAAGCCGCAACTGCCCCGCCTTCTTCGCGGCGGCGAAGCGGTACGGCATAGTGCCGATCGCCGGCATGGAGCTGACGACCGCCGAGGACATCCACGCCGTCTTCCTCTTCCGCGAGCTCGAGGCCGCGCTGGAGTTCGACAAACTGGTGGCCTCGCGCAAGCCGCGCATCCCCAACCGCACGGACATATTCGGCGATCAGTTCATCGTGAACGAAAACGACGAGACGGTCGGCACGGAGGAGTTCTTCCTCTCCAACGCGACCGATATAACGATAGAAGAAACGCTTCCCCTCGCCCGCGAATACGGCGCGCTCTGCTACCCGGCGCATATCGACCGCGAGGCGAACGGCATACTCGCCGTGCTGGGGACGCTGCCGCCGGAGCCCGACTTCGCCTGCGTGGAGATAAACCGCCCGGAGAAGGTCGAAGAGCTCACGCGGCTCCATCACCTCGAAAGCAAGCATATCATCGTAAGCTCCGACGCCCACTACCTCTGGGACGTCAAGGAGAAACGCGAATATTTTGAGCTCGACGATCAGCCGTACAGCGGCGCGCTCGTCCGACAGCGCCTCTTCGAGCTTCTGGAGCGTCACAAATGAAGGAGCTTTCACTCAACGTACTCGATATAGCGGAGAACTCCGTCAAGGCCGGCGCGTCGCTGACCGAGATCGAGATCGACGAAACCGACGACGTCCTCGTGCTGACGATAACCGACGACGGCTGCGGAATGAAGCCGGAGACGGTCGCCGTCGTGACCGACCCCTTCTGCACGAGCCGCACGACCCGCAAGGTCGGTATGGGGCTTCCCCTGCTGAAGCTGGCGGCGGAGCAGACGGGCGGAGAGCTTTCGGTCGAGTCCCGCTGCGAGGAGGACTTCCCCGACGATCACGGCACGGTCGTCAGGGCGAGCTTCTTCAAAAACCACATCGATTTCACTCCGACGGGAGACCTCGTTTCCAGCGTCACGACGCTGATACAGGGGCATCCCGACACGGATTTCCTCTTTCGCCACTCCCTGCCCGGCGGTGGAGCCGTCGAGCTCGACACGCGGGAGCTGCGCGAAGTTCTCGGGGAGGATATCCCCCTCAACAGCTACGAGGTCATAAAATGGATCGAAGGCAGTCTGCGCGAGCAGTACGCCGGAGAACCGACGGCATAAATCATTCAGAAAGGAAAAAAGCTATGAAGTCATTGGAAGAACTCAAAGCGATCAGAGACAAGATGAAGGACAAGGTCGTACTGCGCGACGGAGTCGCGGATATCCGCGTCGTAGTCGGCATGGCCACCTGCGGCATCGCCGCCGGAGCGCGCCCCGTGCTCAACGCCTTCGTCGAGGAGGTCAACAAGGAGGGCCTCAGCGACAAGGTATCCGTCATCCAGACCGGCTGCATCGGCATCTGCCAGTTCGAGCCCGTCGTCGAAGTCTTCGAGGGCGACAAGGAGAAGATCACCTACGTCAAGATGACCGCCGAAAAGGCGAAGCGCGTCGTCGAAGAGCACCTCAAGGGCGGCAAACCCGTCACCGAATACACGATAGCGGCGCACCAGCTCTGACGCGCCGGCTCCGGCGGATGCCGGAATAATCAAACCCGTATTTTAAGAAAGGATGATATACACTATGATTCGTGCACAGGTATTGGTCTGCG is part of the Clostridia bacterium genome and encodes:
- a CDS encoding sensor histidine kinase, which codes for MKELSLNVLDIAENSVKAGASLTEIEIDETDDVLVLTITDDGCGMKPETVAVVTDPFCTSRTTRKVGMGLPLLKLAAEQTGGELSVESRCEEDFPDDHGTVVRASFFKNHIDFTPTGDLVSSVTTLIQGHPDTDFLFRHSLPGGGAVELDTRELREVLGEDIPLNSYEVIKWIEGSLREQYAGEPTA
- a CDS encoding (2Fe-2S) ferredoxin domain-containing protein, which codes for MKSLEELKAIRDKMKDKVVLRDGVADIRVVVGMATCGIAAGARPVLNAFVEEVNKEGLSDKVSVIQTGCIGICQFEPVVEVFEGDKEKITYVKMTAEKAKRVVEEHLKGGKPVTEYTIAAHQL
- a CDS encoding PHP domain-containing protein, with the protein product MNRYYYDLHMHSCLSPCADNECTPGNLIGMGVLNGLNIMALTDHNTSRNCPAFFAAAKRYGIVPIAGMELTTAEDIHAVFLFRELEAALEFDKLVASRKPRIPNRTDIFGDQFIVNENDETVGTEEFFLSNATDITIEETLPLAREYGALCYPAHIDREANGILAVLGTLPPEPDFACVEINRPEKVEELTRLHHLESKHIIVSSDAHYLWDVKEKREYFELDDQPYSGALVRQRLFELLERHK